GTGATCAAGCGCGGCAAGTGGCTCTCGGGCGACCAGACCGCGCCCGAGGCCGTGGCCCGCGACAAGGGCAAGGCGCGCATCCAGGGCGCCGAGCCGAAGCGGCCGCGCAAGGCCGCGGCCAGGAGCGCGGCCAAGAGCAAGACCGGCGCCGCCAAGGACAAGGCCGGCAAGCCGCAGAAGCGCCCGGCCACGGCCCAGCTCGCCTTCGGGGACCTGTAGGCGCCGGGTCGGATCCGATGGGCAGATCCGGCTTCCTCCCTACGTGATCCGGATCGCGTCCAGCGAAGAGCCGATGGGACGTCGTGCCGGCCGCCGGCCCGGCGCATCGCGCGGGACAGCCCACCGTCGACGGACCCATGTCCTCAGTCGCATTGGGCGCGCGCCCGCGATGGTCTAACTCTGGAGGGCCGAAGCCGCCCCGACCGATGGGCGGCCGGGAGGACCACGCCATGAGCCAGGCCATGTACGACGCCGCCAACCTCAAGAAGCTGCCCGCCCTGAAGAGCCTCGCCCCCGAGGCGATGGGGGCGTTCGAGGCCCTCGACAAGGCGGCGCTCGCCGACGGCGCCATCCCGCGCAAGTACAAGGAATTGATGGCGCTCGCGGTCGCGCTGACCACGCAGTGCCCCTACTGCCTCGAGGTGCATCGCGAGGCGGCCAAGAAGGCCGGCGCCACCGAGCAGGAACTGGCCGAGACCGTGTTCGTGGCGGTGGCCCTGCGGGCCGGCGCGGCGCTGACCCACGGCACGCACCTGCTGCCGTGACGCGAATCCTGCCCTGAGCACGACGAAAAACGCCCCGGCCTCGCGGCCGGGGCGCTCCCCCTGACGGGATGAAGGCGCTTTACGCGGCCTTCTGGACGCTGCCCTCGATCGATTGCGGGCGGGAGCCCGAGGCGATCTGGATCTGGCGCGGCTTCTTGGCCTCCGGGATCTCGCGGACGAGGTCGACGTGGAGCAGGCCGTTCTCCAGCACCGCGCCGGTCACCTGGACGTGGTCGGCGAGCTGGAAGCGCCGCTCGAAGCCGCGGGCCGCGATGCCCTGGTGCAGGAACTCGGCCTGCTTGGCCTCGGCCTTGCGCTCGCCCTTCACGGTGAGCGCGTTCTCGCGGGTCTCGATCGACAGGTCCTGATCGGTGAAGCCCGCCACCGCGAGGGTGATGCGGTAGGCGTTCTCGGCCGTGCGCTCGATGTTGTAGGGCGGATAGGTCGGCGCCGCATCCGAGGTCACGAACTGGTCGAGAGCGGAAAACAGGCGGTCGAAGCCGACGGTCGAACGGTACAGGGGAGCGAGATCGAACTGACGCATGACATATTCTCCGTCTGAAGCAATATGTAGTCTTGTGGGTCCGCCGCTGGGGCCGGGCCCGGTCTTGCGCGCCGCCGTATCGGCCGGCGCCCCTCGCATATTGGGGTGGGCTCTAGACTGGTCAAGGCCGGTGCAAGCGGGACGTCGCGAATTTTTTTCGAGCGGGCCGGCGCAGGGGCCGGACAGGCGCGGATCCCGCCCCACTTGTTAGGGGGTGCCGTGCGAGGATGCGGCGGATGACAGAACCGGGGAGCCTGCCGTGACCGTTCCGCTGCTCGCCACGCCCGACAACCCGATCCCGCCGGGAGCGACGCTCCTGACGGTGCGGACCGCCGACGGCCTCTCGTTGCGGGTCGCCACCTGGGCGCCGACCGCGCGGACGGTCCAGGGCACGGTCTGCCTGGTGCAGGGCCGCGCGGAGTTCATCGAGAAGTACTTCGAGACCGTGACGGAGCTGCGCGACCGCGGCTTCCACGTCGTCGCCTTCGACTGGCGCGGGCAGGGCGGCTCCGACCGCACCGTCGAGGACCCGCACAAGGGCCACGTCGACGATTTCGCGGAGTACCGCCTCGACCTCGCGGCGGTGGAGGCGCAGGTGATGGAAGGGCGGCTGCCGCGGCCCTTCTTCGGCCTCGCCCACTCGATGGGCGGCGCGATCTGCCTCACCGCCGCCCGGGAGGGCTGGCTGCCGTTCAGCCGCCTCGTCGTGCTCGCCCCGATGGTGGCGATCTGCATGATCCGCCGGCCGAAGGCGGCGATGCGCCTCGCCGCGGTCCTGCGCGCCCTCGGCTTCGGGCGCCGCTACGTGCCGGGCGGCTCGGCGGTCTCGATCGCCACCAAGCCGTTTCCGAACAACCGCCTCACGGCCGATCCCGCCCGCTACGCCCGCAACGCCGCGGCGGCGCTCGCGGTCGGGGCCGGCGCCATCGGCGACCCGACCATCGGCTGGCTCGCCGCCGCCTTCCGGGCGATGCGCCGCTTCGAGGATCCGCGCTATCCCCTGGGCCTTCGCGTGCCGGTGCTGGTGGTGGCCGCGGGCGCCGACCCGGTCTGCAGCACCCCGGCGGTGGAGCGGTTCGCGGCCAGGCTCGCGGCCGGCCACACCATCACCCTGCGCGGCGCCCGCCACGAGATCCTGATGGAGCGCGACGCGGTCCGCGAGCAGTTCTGGGCGGCGTTCGACGCCTTCGTGCCGGGCTCTGCGACCCCGGTGCCGGGCTCCGCGACCCCGGTGCCGGGCTCCGCGACCGCCGAGGAGGAGCGCGAAGCGGTCGCGTGAGGCGGGGGCCTCCCGCTCACCCCCGCCAGCGCAGGCGATCGACGAGGGCGCGGAGCGCCGGCGTCGCCTGCCGGACCGGGTGATAGAGGTGGAAGCCGGGGAAGGGCGGGCACCAACCGTCCAGCACCCGCACGAGGCGGCCCGCCGCCAGGTCCTCCGCCGCGTCCGCCTCCAGCATGAAGCCGAGCCCGGCGCCGGCGCGCACCGCCGCCGCCGTCAGGGCGCCGTCGTTGACGACGAGCCGGCCGCCGGGGCGCAGGCGGATCTCGCGCCCGCCTCGGGCGAAATCCCACGGCAGCAGCCCGCCGCCGGCGAGGCGGTAATTGACGCAGTCATGGGCCTCGAGGTCGGCCGGGCTCCCGGGCGCGGGACGGCGCGCGAAGTAGCCGGGCGTGCCCACCACCGCCATGCGCTGGTCCGGCCCGACCCGGACCGCCACCATGTCGCGTTCCACCGCCTCGCCGAAGCGGATGCCGGCATCGAAGCCCGCCGCCACGATGTCGGTCAGGCGATCGTCGACGACGACCTCGACCGAGACCGCCGGATGGTCGAGGAGGAAGCCCGGCAGGGCCGGATCGAGGACGCGGCGCGCCGCCGCCGAGAAGGTCGTCAGCCGCAGGGTGCCGGAGGGCTCGCCCCGCCAGTCGGCGAGGCCGGCGAGGCCGCGGGCGACCTCGGCGAGGGCCGGGTCGAGGGAGCGCAGCAGCCGCTCGCCCGCCGGCGTCGGGGCGACGCTGCGGGTCGTGCGGGCGAGGAGCCGCACGCCGAGCCGCTCCTCGAGCCCGCGCAGCGCGTGGCTGAGCGCCGAGGGCGACAGGCCGAGCTCGGCCGCCGCCCGGGTGAAGCTGCGGGCCCGGGCCACCGCCGCGAAGGCCGCGAGATCGTCGAGCGTGCCGCGCCGCATTGCTGAGCTTCCTTCACAAGCGCTTGCCGCCGATCCGGGCTAATCGCCCGAAGGCCCCCGGGCTATGCCTGTCCCACCATCGAGGACATGCAGCAATGGACCTGTCGGATTATCGCACGCTCGGCCGCTCGGGGCTCGGCGTCAGCCCGCTCGCGCTCGGCACCATGACCTTCGGCACGGCGCGCTGGGGCCTCGACGAGGCGGGCGCGCGCGCCGTGTTCGACGCCTATGTCGAGCGCGGGGGCAACTTCGTCGACACGGCCGACGTCTATGCCGGCGGCGAGAGCGAGGCGATGCTCGGCCGCTTCATCGCCGAGCGCTCCTTGCGCGACCGGATCGTGCTCGCGACCAAGGCGGGATTCGCGGCGGGCTCCGGGCCGCATGCCGGCGGCAGCGGCGCCAAGCACCTCCACGCCGCCCTCGACGGCTCCTTGGCGCGCCTGCGCACCGAGTGGGTCGACCTGTACTGGCTGCACGTCTGGGACGGCGTCACGCCCGCCGAGGAGATCCTGGAGACGATGACCGGCCTCGTGCGGGCCGGCAAGATCCGCCACTGGGGCGTGTCGAACGCCCCGGCCTGGTTCGTCGCCAAGCTCGCCACCCTGGCCGCGGTGCGCGGCCGGCCGGGACCGATCGCCCTGCAGTACTTCTACTCCCTGGTGAGCCGGGAGGTGGAGGACGAGCACGTCCCGCTCGGGCGCGAGTTCGGGATGGGGCTGGTCCCGTGGTCGCCGCTGGCCTACGGGCTCCTGACCGGCAAGTACGACCGCGCCGCCGTCGAGGCCGCCGCCCCGCGGGAGGACGGCCTGCCGCGCGAGGCCGCCGCCGGCGGGGCGCGGCCGGAGGGCGACCGGCGGCTCGACGGCGCCAATCCGTTCGGCGACAGCCTGTTCACCCCGCGCAACTGGGACGTCGTCGCGGCCCTGCGCCGGGTCGCGGCGGCGCTCGGGGAGCCGCCGGCCCGGGTCGCGCTGGCCTGGGTGGTGGGGCGGCCGGGCGTGGCCGCGACCCTGATGGGCGTCGGCCGCCCGGGTCAGGTCGCCGAGAATGCCGGCGCGCTCGCCCTCGTGCTGCCGCCGGAGCACCGCGCCGCCCTCGACGCGGCGAGCGCTCCGGCCGCGCCGCGCCTGGTCTACGCCCTGGCGCGGCCGCCGCTGCGCGAGCGGGCGGTGTTCGGGGGCGCATCGGTGCGGGGTACGACGGACGGGCCGGGGTAAGCCGGCTGGCGGACGATTCCGGCGGGCGGTCCATGAAGGCGCTTCCTGCCGGCGCTTCCTGCCGATGGCGACCGGGAAAGCCCGGTCGCGGAACGCTGCCGGGCCCACGGCCGCGCCGGTCGTCGAGGACCGTTCGGCTCACGATCGTCTCCGTCCATCGATCCGGTCCGGAACGATCGACATCGTCCGATTTCCATGCGAAATCATTCGGGCAGTACTTCCGCAAGATTACAGGTTAATGGAAATTTACGTAAATTTGTAATTATCGTAGTGTAGGCCTGTCGTAGAACGGCAGTTGCGTTGCTTGGAACAGCATTCGCCCGGCCTTTGTCCGGTATGACAGAATTCCTCTCTGTCCGGCGACAGCACATCCCCTGCGATTGCGCGAACGGGCAAAACAGAGTGCGCGCTCGGGCAAGCGCGGGTTCTGCCGCTGCGGTAGGTTGGATCCAAGTTGGACGGTGGTCGTCGACCGGAAATGTTCGCCGCTGCGAAATCTAAGTACTATGCGGTAATCCATATAACGGTACAGACGTCGACAAGTCGCATCCTGGCTTGATATGTCAAATTGCGTATTATAGCAGGATGTAAAGCGATGAAAAACTCTGATATTATAAGGATGACATCGGCTATTGCTGCAGCTTACGTATCTCGGAATCGCGTGTACTTGACCGAGGTGCCGGATCTGATCGCTCGCGTCCATGCCGGTCTGCTCGCGCTCACGACCCCGCCGGGGCACGGGCGGGCGCAGGCACGGCCGAGCGAGTCCCAGATCGCAGCCTCGGTGAAGCGCAACCGGATCATCAGCTTCATCGACGGCAAGCCCTACAAGTCGCTCAAGTGGCAGCTCGTGGCCCACGGCCTGACCCCGGACCAGTACCGGGCACGGTTCGGGCTGCCCGGTAATTACCCGATGGTTGCGCCGACCTACGACAAATCCCTTCGGCGCGACGACGAGACGGTCGCGCCGTCGAAGAAGCGCTCCTGACGGCAGGACCGTAACGGTCCGGGGAGGCACGCGGGCCGGAGCATGGACGATGGCAGGCCTCCGGGCCGGTCGCCCGTCCGTCTCCCCTGGCGTTCGGCGGCCGGCGAATGCCTGCCGTTCCGGCGTCGCTCGCTTCGTCGCTCCTCGGCCCGGCCCGCTCGACGGCGCCCGTCGCGACGTCGCGGGGGCTCCCGGCACGGCGGCGGGAGGACGTGAAGTTCAAGTGCAGCCCATTGATCCCGCGTCGGTGCCGACCGTGATCGACGCGTCTCGGCGCGTATCGAGGAGGATGAGCCAATGGGTGCGATTTTGTTCGAACGCATCTTCGAGCGGGCGCGGGCGACCTTGTCGCGCCTGTTCGATGCGGCCGCCGACGGGTGCATCGACATCCGGGAGGTCGAGGCCCTCGTCCATCCGGTCGTGCGGGCGCTGCAGGATGGCGGCGTGCAGCGGTGGCTCGTGGCCGTCCACGCCCATCCCAGCCAGGATACCGTCCAGCACTCGATGCACGTCGCCGGCCTGGCCGCCAACTTCGCCCATCATCTCGGCCTGTCCCCCTGGGACTGCGTGACGCTGGTTCGGGCCGGCCTGCTGCACGACATCGGCAAGGCGCGCATCCCGCGCGCGATCCTCGACAAGCCGGGCGCCCTGACCGCGCCGGAGATGGCCCTGATGCGCATGCACGCCGCGATCGGCCACGAGATCCTGTTCGAATCCGGGGTGCGGGACCCGGTGGTGCTGGCGGTGACGCGGCATCATCACGAGATGCTCGACGGGTCGGGCTATCCCGACCGGCTCGCCGGAGGCACCATCCGGGAGCTCGTGAGGCTCACGACCGTGTGCGACATCTACGCGGCGCTGACCGAGCTGCGGCCCTATCGCCCGGGGATGACGCGCGCCGACGCGCTGGCGATCCTGCGGGACATGGCTCCCACCCGGCTCGATCCGGTCCTGGTGCGCGCCTTCGAGGCCTCTCTCGATGCGCGCTGCATGATGGAGGCGGGGCGGACGATCCGCCTCTACCCGTCGATCGCCCGCGCCGCCCTGCGCGAGTGCGACGCCCCATAGGGCCGCCGACGGTTCACGCGCCGGAGTTCAGCGCCGTCTGCCGGTACTCGCTCGGCGTGGCGCCGTAGCGGTCCTTGAAGCGGCGGGCGAAATGCGCCTGGCTGACGAAGCCGCACCCGTAGGCGAGCGCCCCGATCGACAGATGCGCGTGCCCGGGATCGGACAGCCGCCGGGCGGCGGCCTCCAGCCGGCGCTGCCAGAGCCAGTCCGCGATCGGCTGCCCGCGCTCGTGGAACAGCTGCTGCAGGTGGCGCAGCGACACGCCCAGCGCCGCCGCCAGCTGCGGCGGGTCGAGGGTCGGGTCGCCGAGATGGGCCTCCACGTAGGCCTTCGCCCGCTGCACGATCACGGTGCCCTGGAGGGGGCGGGGCGTCTCCTGCGCCAGCCGCTCGGCGAGGCTCGCGACGATGAGGTCGGCGCCGATGCGGATCATGCGCTCGGCCGTGTCCGGGCTCATCTGGCGGTTCACGCGGATCAGGTCGTCGAAGAAGGTGCGCACCAGGGACGCGCCGGGCAGGTTGCCCGGGACGCTGAGGCCGGCGAACAGGGGCGCTGCGCCGAGCGGGCCCTCGAGCCGCTCGCGCGGGAGTTCGATCAGCAGCGAGCTCGTCGGGCCGGGATACTCGTAGATCAGCGGCCGGTTGCGGTCGAAGACCGTCAGGTCGCCGGGCTGCTGCACCGCCGCCCGGTCGTACTGGCGGCTATGCGCCGTCCCGGACAGCCGGATGACGACCGCGAGCGTACCCTGCTTGCAGTGGCGGCGGATCGTCAGCGGCGTCGCCTCGACGCGGTGCGCGCCGACTGCCGAGCGCGTCAGCAGCATGCTGCCGATATCGACCCCCTCGATCGTCGCCCTGAACGGCCCGTCGCCGGCCGGCGTGATCTCCGCCGGCACGAAGCGCGACCTGACGACGTCGAGATAGGTCGTGAACCGCTTCGGCGAGGGCGTATCGTCCGACGAGAACAACTTGCGCATCGGCGCTACGCTCCCCCGGCTTTCCGGCCGGCATCCCGGATGCGGGGGGTGTGGCGGGAGGACGGTCCGGCCATGCGGGGATCAGGCCGTCGGAGCCGGGGCCGTCCGCCGGTACTCGCTCGGCGTGACGCCGTAGCGGTCCTTGAAGCGGCGGGCGAAATGCGCCTGGCTGACGAAGCCGCACCCGTAGGCGAGCGCCCCGATCGACAGATGCGCGTGCCCGGGATCGGACAGCCGCCGGGCGGCGGCCTCCAGCCGGCGCTGCCAGAGCCAGTCCGCGATCGGCTGCCCGCGCTCGTGGAACAGCTGCTGCAGGTGGCGCAGCGACACGCCCGTCGCCGCCGCCAGCTGCGGCGGGTCGAGGGTCGGGTCGCCGAGATGGGCCTCCACGTAGGCCTTCGCCCGCTGCACGATCACGGTGCCCTGGAGGGGGCGGGGCGTCTCCTGCGCCAGCCGCTCGGCGAGGCTCGCGACGATGAGGTCGGTGCCGATCCGCGTCATGCGCTCGGCCGTGTCCGGGCTCATCTGGCGGTTCACGCGGATCAGGTCGTCGAAGAAGGTGCGCACAAGGGACGCGCCGGGCAGGCTGGCCGGGACGCTGAGGCCGGCGAACAGGGGCGCTGCGCCGAGTGGGCCCTCGAGCAATTCGCGGGGAATCTCGATGAACAGCGAGCTCGTCGAAGCCGGATACTCGAACGCCAGCGGCTTGTTGCTGTCGAAGACGACGAGGTCGCCGGGCTGCTGCACCACCGCCCGGTCGTACTGGCGGCTATGCGCCGTCCCGGACAGCCGGATGATGACGGAGAGCTTGTCGTGCTTGTCGTGGCGGCGGATCGTCGACGGCGTGGTGTCGACGGCCTGGCCGTTGAAGCTCGACCGCGTGATCAGCATGCCGCCGATATCGACCCCCTCGATATGGGCGCGAAAGCGGCCGTCGCCGATCTTGCGGCACTCGCTCGGGACGAAGCGATCCCGGACGATGTCGAGATAGGTCTCGAATTTCTTCCGCGAGTTCAGATCGTCGGTCGAGATCAGGGTCTTCATCGAAGGTCGATGCAGGTCGTGTATTCGCAAGTCAGCGTCAGGGGCTGACTAGCAGCCAGGCGCATTGATGGCTAGCGAATCGAGCGCTCTCCTGAATGGAAAGATAGAAAATTTTCCTAGTTACATGAGCTGACTATCGACTGCGCCTACAGGATCGGCATATAAAATTTCCAATATAATCCGGCGGGGTATCGACATCATCGGATCCGGTTGTATCGGTTAGACGTCGGCCGTCCGTTAGGGCAAGGAGATGTGTATCATTGTCGCAGGGCCTTCCCTGTTCCCCGCGCCGACGGTCTCGCCCTGCGCCGCGCCGCGCCGCGCCGCGTCGCCTCGCTCGACCGGTCGGCGGCGCCGAGGCCGCGTCGAGCATCCGCGCGCCACCGCTGGCGTGCGTGGTCTGCCGGGAATCCCCTGGGCGGCACCCGATCGCGACCACGTTCGGCCTGAACCCTATCCGGCCGTCTCCAGGGGCATGGCGGCCGATGCCGCGCTCATCGTCAATCGCCCGCGGCCGCCCCGCTTCGCCGCGTAGAGGGCATTGTCCGCTTCCTCGAGCAGGTCGTCCAGGCGATGCGCGGGATCGCGCGCGAGGGCGGCCCCGATGCTCACCCCGATGCGGGCCTGGACCGCGCGCCCGGTGTCGAACGGCTGCGCGGTCGCCGCGATGATCGAGCGGCCGACGGACCGGACCCGCGCCTCGTCGGCCTCCGGCATCAGGAGGACGTACTCGTCGCCGCCGATGCGGCAGGCGGTGTCGCGGAGTCCCGCGTGACGGCGCAGGATATCGGCGACGTGGACCAGGACCCAGTCTCCCGCGGCGTGCCCGAAGCGGTCGTTGATCTGCTTGAAGCCGTCCAGGTCGAGGCACAGGACGGCGACGCTGGAGGGCCCCTCGGTCGTCCCGAGTCCCGACAGGTGCCGCGCGAGCGTGTCGCGCATGCACGCCCGGTTGGGGAGCTTCGTCAGGGGATCGCGCAGGGAGAGGCGGTAATGGGCGCGCTGATTGCGGATGGCGCCGACGAGGGTCCTGTGGGTGCGCCGCGTCAGGATCCAGAAGGCGACGGTCGCGCCCGGGACCAGGAGGGCGAAGGGGCGGGTGACGTCGGACGGGCCGGTCGCCAGGCCCAGTTCCAGCGCACCGGTGAGCATCGCGATGTTGAGCATCGCGAGGACCGGAAAGGCCGTGAAGAGCGAGGCGACGTAGCCGCAGAATCCGACCGTCAGGATGATGGCGAGGATGGCCGCTCGATCGGAGCCGGCCTGGCTCAGGACGAGGATGTCGACCGAGACGAGGGCGATCAGCCCGATATTGACCGGCACGAACCGCAGGGGAGGCGTGCCGGCGGAGCCGTGACCCGTCCGCGCCTGCCGCCGGCGCAGCCTCCAGCGCACGACGAACAGGGCGACGTCCGCGGCGACGAAGACGAGGATCCACGCCCAGCCCGTGACCGTCAGGGCCCAGACCCAGCCGATCTGCGTCCAGAACAGCACGGCGAACGACATGTGATCGTCGTCGTTCAGCGAGACGAGGGACAGTGCACGGATCTCGGGATTGCTCTCCCCCTCCTGGTGGAGCAGAACGTCCGTCGCACGCACGAGGAGTGAGGATTGGTTCATCCTGCGGATCGGGCCGAGCGAAGTGGAGGCTCGAACCTTACCCAAGGAAAGTTGATCAATCGTGCACGAACGGGTCGCGCCTCAACGGCTGCGACGCGGCATCCGCCGCGTCGGATTCATGCTCCGGGTGCCTCGCTTGGCCGCCCGGGTCTGCCCCGCCCGGGCAGCGCCGATGGCGACGCCTTCAGGCGTTCAGCAGCGCCAGGGCCGCCTCGTGCAGCCGCTTGTCGCCGGCCGCCACGATCCGCCCGCCCTTGGCGGCGGACGTCCCCTCCCAGGTGGTGACGACGCCGCCGGCGCCCTCGATCACCGGGATCATCGCCACGATGTCGTAGGGCTTCAGCTCGGCCTCGACCACGAGGTCGATGTGGCCGGCCGCCAGCATCGCGTAGGCGTAGCAGTCGGCGCCGTAGCGGGCGAGGCGAGCCGCCTTCTCGACCCGGCCGTAGGCCTCCCGGTCGGAGGTGCCCTCGCCGAACAGGCGCGGGTCGGTGGTGTGCAGGACCGCGTCCGCGAGGTCGCCCTTGCGGCGGGTGCGCAGGCGGCGGGTGCCGTGCGGGCCCTGGTAGTGGGCGGCCTCGCCGTCGCCGAAGAAGCGCTCGCCGGTGAAGGGCTGGTTCATCAGGCCGTAGCAGGGCACCCCGCCACGGGTGAGCCCGATCAGCGTGCCCCAGATCGGCAGGCCGGCGATGAAGCCGCGGGTGCCGTCGATCGGGTCGAGCACCCAGACGTACTCGGCGTCCTCGCGCTCGGAGCCGAACTCCTCGCCGAGGATGCCGTGGTCGGGGAAGCTGCGCTGGATGAGCTGGCGCATCACCGCCTCGCCGGCCCGGTCGGCCTCGGTGACCGGATCGAACGCGGCGGTTCCCGCGGCCTTGTCCTCGGTGGCGAAGGAGGCGCGGAAGAAGGGCAGGATGGCCTGGCCCGACTGGGTGGCGAGCTCGTCCACGAACCGCGCGAAATCCACCACGCTCATGCTGTCCCCGATTCCGGCTCGGCGGGCCGGCGGCCCGCTCCCGCCGGATCGAAACGGCCGCGCGGTCCCGGCGTCAAGCCCCGGTGGCCGTCAGGCCTCGGCCCGCTCCGGCTCGCGGGCCGGGCGGCGCGCGGCGGGCGCATCCGGGGAGGGCGATTCCGGGACGGGCGAACCCGGTGGGGACGGCTCCGGGGCGACCCCGGTCGACGGCACGTCCCGCACCGCCTCCAGGCAGGCCTCGACGCCCTCGCGCAAGGAGACCGCGTAGTGGTCGGCGCCGAGGGTGGCGCGGGCATCGGGATCGGTCAGCACCGCGTCGTCCGCCGGCCACAGGCCGACCAGCACCTGCGCCTCCGGCGCCCGCCGCCGCAGCCGCTGGACGAGGTAGCGCAGATGGGCCGGCGTGCCGCTGATCTCGAGGTAGGAGATGCAGACCATCCGCGCGTCCTCGGCCGCGAGGGAGGCGATGCCGGAGCGCGTGACGTCCTCGAACGGCACCACCCGGGTGCCGAAGCCGTGCTTGCCGAGGAGCTGGGCCAGCATCATCGAGGCGGCCTCGTCGAGGGGCCCGCGGCCGGCGACGCAGAGTACCGCGCCCTCGCGCCGCCACGCCTCCGGCAGCTGGTCCGGGGCGGGCGCGTCCGGCACCGCGGGGGCGGCCTCGCACGGCGCCTCCTCGTCCTGGCGGCCCGACAGGAGGCGGCCGGCGAGCGTCGGCTTCGTGTCCGGCGCCGCGTCGTCGCGGTCGGAGAGGTCCTCGATCAGCTGCGCGATGCCGACGCGGATCCGGTCGAGCTGGCTCTCGGTGAGCACCCCGCGGCGGGCATCCGTCGCGGCGAGCTGAAGGCCCTTGAGCGCCACCTCGTCGTAGTAGGAGGAGAGTGAGCACTGGGCGAGGATGGCTTCGGCGAGTTCCTGCGCCTCGTCCGGGTCGTCGGCCAGCATGCGCTGGTAGAAGTTCTCGACCGGGGTGAGCGCCGGCCGGTCGCCGAACAGGACGTCGAGGAATTCGAGTTTGTCGACGTGGCGGCCGAGCACCACGAGGCAGACGGTGAGCGGCGTCGAGAGCAGGAGCCCGACCGGCCCCCACAGCCAGGTCCAGAACAGGGCCGAGACCAGCACCGCGAAGGGCGACAGCCCGGTCGAGTGGCCGTAGACCAGGGGCTCGATGAACTGGCCGACCAGCGGCTCCAGCACGACGAACAGGGCGGCGGTCGCCAGCACCATGTTCCAGCCCGGATCGACGGCGGCGGCGAGGGCCAGGGGCAGCAGGGCCGACAGGAAGGCGCCGATATAGGGCACGAAGCGCATCAGCGCCGAGAAGATGCCCCACAGGATCGGGTTCGGCACGCCGATCAGCCACAGCCCGACGCCGATGACGAGGCCGAACCCGGCATTGAGGGCGAGCTGGACCAGGAAGAACCGGCTCAGGCGCCGCGCCGCGTCGTCCATCGCCACGGTGGTGCGGTGCAGGTCGCTCGAGCCGACGAGGCGGATCATCCGGTCGCGCAGGTCCTCGCGCTGCACCAGGATGAAGATCAGCACCACGAAGACGATGCCGAGCGTGGCGAGCGGCGAGAGGACCGGCGCCAGGACCTTCTCGGCGAGCTCGACCGGGCTCGGGTCGCGGTCGCGCACCTCGACCAGGACCGGCTTGTCGGGGTTCTGCACCGCGGGCGGCGGGGCGGGCTTGCCGGGTGCCGGCTTCTGCTCGGGAGGCTTCTGCTCCGGCGCGCCGGCCTGCTGGAGCTGGTGGTTGATGCTGCGGATGTAGCCGGCGACGTCGCCGAGCGGCCCCGCCTTCAGGTTCTCGGCCTTCTGGGCGATGGTGCGCTGGTAGCGCGGCAGGCCGGTCGAGAGGTCGGCGACCTGCATGCCGATCAGGCCGCCCAAGCCCGCCACGACGGTGAGCAGCAGCAGCACCGCGACGCCGACGGACGGGATCCGCCCGAGGCGGAGCTTGCGCAGGAGCGCCACCAGCGGCCCGATGACGAAGCTCAGGAGCACCGCGATGGCGATCGGGATCAGGATCTCGCGGCCGAAATAGAGGGCCGCCACGATCACCGCCGCGATGACCAGCGGCGCCGCGAGGCCGTCGCCGGGGGTCTCGGCGGCCTGGATCCGGGCCGGCTTCATCGGCAGGACCCGCCTGCGATCGTCTCCCGCTTCGGCCATGCGACGCATACTCGACTCTTGCGCGGCGCACCCGTCTCGCCCCGCTTCCACGAGGGAGGAACGGGGTGGCGGGCGAAACGATCCGCCGGTGACGCAGGGCCAACCTCGCGAAAACGTGTGCGGGCCTACTCGATCCGCACCATCACGCTGTCGCTCGCGCCCGCCGCGTCGAGGACCGAGATGCGCACGAAGCCGGCGCCGTCGGGCTGCCACTCGGCCTGGCGCCGGTCCGATTCGGTCACCGGCAGGCCACCGACGAGCCAGGTCAGCGGCGGCGTGCCCCCGAGCGCCTTGAGGGCGAGGCCGGCAGGGGG
The sequence above is drawn from the Methylobacterium terrae genome and encodes:
- a CDS encoding helix-turn-helix domain-containing protein, whose product is MRKLFSSDDTPSPKRFTTYLDVVRSRFVPAEITPAGDGPFRATIEGVDIGSMLLTRSAVGAHRVEATPLTIRRHCKQGTLAVVIRLSGTAHSRQYDRAAVQQPGDLTVFDRNRPLIYEYPGPTSSLLIELPRERLEGPLGAAPLFAGLSVPGNLPGASLVRTFFDDLIRVNRQMSPDTAERMIRIGADLIVASLAERLAQETPRPLQGTVIVQRAKAYVEAHLGDPTLDPPQLAAALGVSLRHLQQLFHERGQPIADWLWQRRLEAAARRLSDPGHAHLSIGALAYGCGFVSQAHFARRFKDRYGATPSEYRQTALNSGA
- a CDS encoding helix-turn-helix domain-containing protein, which produces MKTLISTDDLNSRKKFETYLDIVRDRFVPSECRKIGDGRFRAHIEGVDIGGMLITRSSFNGQAVDTTPSTIRRHDKHDKLSVIIRLSGTAHSRQYDRAVVQQPGDLVVFDSNKPLAFEYPASTSSLFIEIPRELLEGPLGAAPLFAGLSVPASLPGASLVRTFFDDLIRVNRQMSPDTAERMTRIGTDLIVASLAERLAQETPRPLQGTVIVQRAKAYVEAHLGDPTLDPPQLAAATGVSLRHLQQLFHERGQPIADWLWQRRLEAAARRLSDPGHAHLSIGALAYGCGFVSQAHFARRFKDRYGVTPSEYRRTAPAPTA
- a CDS encoding GGDEF domain-containing protein — its product is MNQSSLLVRATDVLLHQEGESNPEIRALSLVSLNDDDHMSFAVLFWTQIGWVWALTVTGWAWILVFVAADVALFVVRWRLRRRQARTGHGSAGTPPLRFVPVNIGLIALVSVDILVLSQAGSDRAAILAIILTVGFCGYVASLFTAFPVLAMLNIAMLTGALELGLATGPSDVTRPFALLVPGATVAFWILTRRTHRTLVGAIRNQRAHYRLSLRDPLTKLPNRACMRDTLARHLSGLGTTEGPSSVAVLCLDLDGFKQINDRFGHAAGDWVLVHVADILRRHAGLRDTACRIGGDEYVLLMPEADEARVRSVGRSIIAATAQPFDTGRAVQARIGVSIGAALARDPAHRLDDLLEEADNALYAAKRGGRGRLTMSAASAAMPLETAG
- the hisN gene encoding histidinol-phosphatase, which translates into the protein MSVVDFARFVDELATQSGQAILPFFRASFATEDKAAGTAAFDPVTEADRAGEAVMRQLIQRSFPDHGILGEEFGSEREDAEYVWVLDPIDGTRGFIAGLPIWGTLIGLTRGGVPCYGLMNQPFTGERFFGDGEAAHYQGPHGTRRLRTRRKGDLADAVLHTTDPRLFGEGTSDREAYGRVEKAARLARYGADCYAYAMLAAGHIDLVVEAELKPYDIVAMIPVIEGAGGVVTTWEGTSAAKGGRIVAAGDKRLHEAALALLNA
- a CDS encoding AI-2E family transporter — encoded protein: MAEAGDDRRRVLPMKPARIQAAETPGDGLAAPLVIAAVIVAALYFGREILIPIAIAVLLSFVIGPLVALLRKLRLGRIPSVGVAVLLLLTVVAGLGGLIGMQVADLSTGLPRYQRTIAQKAENLKAGPLGDVAGYIRSINHQLQQAGAPEQKPPEQKPAPGKPAPPPAVQNPDKPVLVEVRDRDPSPVELAEKVLAPVLSPLATLGIVFVVLIFILVQREDLRDRMIRLVGSSDLHRTTVAMDDAARRLSRFFLVQLALNAGFGLVIGVGLWLIGVPNPILWGIFSALMRFVPYIGAFLSALLPLALAAAVDPGWNMVLATAALFVVLEPLVGQFIEPLVYGHSTGLSPFAVLVSALFWTWLWGPVGLLLSTPLTVCLVVLGRHVDKLEFLDVLFGDRPALTPVENFYQRMLADDPDEAQELAEAILAQCSLSSYYDEVALKGLQLAATDARRGVLTESQLDRIRVGIAQLIEDLSDRDDAAPDTKPTLAGRLLSGRQDEEAPCEAAPAVPDAPAPDQLPEAWRREGAVLCVAGRGPLDEAASMMLAQLLGKHGFGTRVVPFEDVTRSGIASLAAEDARMVCISYLEISGTPAHLRYLVQRLRRRAPEAQVLVGLWPADDAVLTDPDARATLGADHYAVSLREGVEACLEAVRDVPSTGVAPEPSPPGSPVPESPSPDAPAARRPAREPERAEA